One region of Sulfurisphaera ohwakuensis genomic DNA includes:
- a CDS encoding bifunctional phosphoglucose/phosphomannose isomerase has protein sequence MNNPYENWIIFFQEALNTNIPIIEKIEELVYLGIGGSGIPGRILEILELPVKYQLFRGYKVKVNEKSTVIAVSYSGNTTETIFALLTSLKKTRKAIVITSGGKIEEIAIKYNLPVIKLPKGLQTRFVFPYIFTYLIRIINEGLGTNYNVNELVEGTKDYSKLNEISGILASQIIGKIPIIYSSTFLPIAERFKQEINENAKYPAFYNELPEANHNEIELYSYPSPYTFYPIVIVSDKLDEESANLINAYKIYPLYQSILKNIASLTLLAGLTSVKLAMLLGVKPEQLNIIPKIREKTFKLFEGDINANQNL, from the coding sequence GTGAATAATCCATATGAGAATTGGATTATTTTTTTTCAAGAGGCCTTAAACACAAATATACCTATTATAGAAAAGATTGAGGAACTCGTTTATTTAGGAATAGGAGGAAGCGGAATACCTGGAAGGATACTAGAAATATTAGAACTGCCAGTTAAATACCAATTATTTAGAGGTTATAAGGTAAAGGTAAATGAAAAGAGTACAGTTATTGCAGTTAGCTATTCTGGAAATACTACAGAAACAATATTTGCATTATTAACTTCTCTAAAAAAAACTAGAAAAGCTATAGTAATAACATCTGGCGGAAAAATTGAAGAAATAGCAATCAAATACAATTTACCGGTAATAAAACTTCCTAAAGGTTTACAAACCAGATTTGTATTCCCCTATATTTTTACTTATCTTATTAGAATAATTAACGAAGGTCTAGGGACGAATTATAATGTAAACGAATTAGTAGAGGGAACTAAAGATTATTCTAAGTTAAATGAAATTTCTGGGATTTTAGCTTCCCAAATTATTGGTAAAATACCGATAATTTATTCATCAACTTTTCTTCCAATAGCCGAAAGATTTAAACAAGAAATTAATGAAAATGCGAAATATCCTGCATTTTATAATGAGTTACCAGAAGCAAATCATAATGAAATAGAATTGTATTCGTATCCTTCTCCCTATACTTTTTATCCGATTGTTATAGTTTCAGACAAACTTGATGAAGAGTCTGCGAATTTAATTAACGCATATAAGATATATCCATTATATCAATCAATTTTAAAGAACATTGCTAGCTTAACACTATTAGCCGGACTTACATCAGTTAAGCTAGCAATGTTATTAGGAGTTAAACCTGAACAACTTAATATAATACCAAAAATAAGGGAAAAAACCTTTAAGTTGTTTGAGGGTGATATTAATGCAAATCAGAATTTATAA